The DNA sequence GGGGTACAGATAGAGCGTGCCGGTGGAGTTGCGGGCCAGGAAGTCCGCCTTGCCGTCGCCGGTCACGTCACCGACGGCGTCGAAGGCCGTGTAGCTCTCCCAGGTGCGCACCTTGACGCGGCCGGCGAAGGCTCCCGTGCCGGCCTTGCCGGTGCCCTTGAAGAGATAGACGTGGCCGCCGGTCTTGCTGCGCGCGATCAGGTCGGTCCTGCCGTCGCCGGTGAAGTCGCCGTGGCCGCGCAGGGAGTTGTACTGGTTCCAGCCGGAGCCGACCTTCACACGGGCGCCGAAGGTGCCGTTGCCCTTGCCCGGGTAGATCCACAGATAGCCGCCGGAGTCGACCGACAGCAGGTCGGGCAGGTAGTCGCCGGTGACGTCGCCCGGGGTGACGATGCGGGTGCGGGTCTTCCAGTTGTCGGCGAGCTGCTTGGTGGCCCAACTGCCGCTGGAGGGCACGAAGTGCGACCAGAACAGGTCGCCGTCGGAGCTGCGCCGGTACACCAGGTCCTGGTAGCCGTCCCGGTCGAGGTCGGTCTGCAGGACGACGTTGACGCCGTCCCAGTTGCCCCAGGACTCGCGCGCCCCGAACGAGGTGCCGGCCGAGTCCTTCGAGTACCCCGTCCTGCTGGTGGCGTTGCGCAGCCACAGGTCGGCCCGGTGGTCCCCGCTGAGGTTGGTGTCGTCCACGCGCGGGTAGGCGGCGCCGACGTAGCTCGTCACCTTGGCGAAGACGCTGTACGCCCCCTTGGCGACGCAGTCCCGCACACCCCAGGAGACGACACCGACGATCCGGCCGTTCACGACGAGCGGCCCGCCGGAGTCCCCGTTGCAGGCGGAGGTGGTGCCGCTGTCGGCGCCGCTCGCGGGCTTGCCCGCGCAGACCATGTGGCCCTTGACGAACTCCCCGCCGTAGTAGCCGGCGCAGGTGGTGTCGGACTGGATGGGCAGCGTGGCCGTCTTCAGCGTCTGGGAGATGTCCGAGCTGGTGGAGCTGGTACGGCCCCAGCCGTAGACCTTGGCGCTGGTGCCGGCGGCGTACGATGCCGTGTCACCGGAGGTCGTCATGCGGATCGGCGTCGCCTTGACCGCGTTCGCCAGCGTGATGACGGCCATGTCGTTGTCGATCGTCGTCGAGTTGTACGACGGGTGGTACCACTGCCGGTGCGGCAGCGTGACGGTGCCGCCGTGCAGGTCGCTGTTGCCGGCGTCGTCGGTGGTCGGCAACTGGGCGGTACCGGTGATGACGGCGCCGAAGTTGTGCCAGTCGTAGCCCTTGACGCAGTGCGCGGCGGTGAGGATCTTCGTCGGCGCGACGACGGCGCCGCCGCAGAAGAACCCGAGGTCGTCGGCCTCGTCGGCGGTGCCCTGATCGTCGTAGTACCAGAGCTGCGCCATCCAGGGCGCCGAGGTGATGCCGGTCGTGGTGCCGCCGATGACCATGGGGCTCACGGTGGAGTCATCGGAGGAGCTGGTGCTGCTCGCACCGAATGACGACTTCCCGGTCGTCTGCCCCGCGGTGTCGTCGCCGGCGACGGCACCGACGACCCGCCGCTCCAGCTCGGCGAGCGAGGCGGAGCTGGTGGCGGGCTTCACGGTGGGCCTGGGCAGCGCGGTCGCGGCCCCGGCGGATGAGGTCAGCAGCGCGGCGGCAACGGCCGCGGCGACACCGGCGGCGGCAACGGGCAGCCCGAAACGTATCCGGCGTCTGTGACGACCACTGCCGGACATGGTGGTGCTCAAGAAGGTCCCCCCAGAGACACAAGAGTAGGAAGGGGCGTACGGAGTCGCCCGTCCCTATCAGCGCCAAAAGGCCGCTTCCCGTCACTGATTGACGGGAAGCGGCCTTTTCGGAGTCGCTTGTGCTCAGTCGCCGTTGCCGGGGGCCGGCGTCGTCTTCTGAATCTGCATCAGGAACTCGGCGTTCGACTTCGTCTGCTTCATCTTGTCGAGGAGCAGCTCGACCGCCTGCTGCTGGTCGAGGGCGTGCAGCACCCGGCGCAGCTTCCAGACGATGGCCAGCTCGTCGGGAGCCAGCAGGATCTCTTCCTTACGGGTACCGGACGCGTCGACGTCCACCGCCGGGAAGATGCGCTTGTCGGCGAGCTTCCGGTCGAGCTTGAGCTCGGCGTTGCCGGTGCCCTTGAACTCCTCGAAGATGACCTCGTCCATGCGGGACCCGGTGTCTACCAGCGCGGTGGCGAGGATGGTCAGCGAGCCGCCGTCCTCGATGTTGCGCGCGGCACCGAAGAAGCGCTTCGGCGGGTACAGCGCGGTCGAGTCGACACCACCGGACAGGATGCGGCCGGAGGCGGGCGCCGCGAGGTTGTACGCACGGCCCAGACGCGTGATGGAGTCGAGCAGGACGACGACGTCGTGACCCAGCTCCACCAGCCGCTTCGCACGCTCGATGGCGAGCTCGGCGACCGTCGTGTGGTCCTCGGCCGGACGGTCGAAGGTCGAGGAGATGACCTCGCCCTTCACCGACCGCTGCATGTCGGTGACCTCTTCCGGACGCTCGTCGACGAGGACGACCATCAGGTGGCACTCGGGGTTGTTGTGCGTGATCGCGTTGGCGATCGCCTGCATGATCATGGTCTTACCGGTCTTCGGCGGGGCCACGATCAGACCGCGCTGGCCCTTACCGATCGGCGACACGAGGTCGATGATGCGGGTGGTCAGCACGCCCGGGTCGGTCTCCAGACGGAGCCGGTCCTGCGGGTACAGCGGGGTGAGCTTGTTGAACTCCGGGCGGCCTCGGCCGTGTTCGGGCGCCATGCCGTTGACGGAGTCCAGGCGGACCAGCGCGTTGAACTTCTCGCGCCGCTCGCCTTCCTTGGGCTGACGGACCGCACCGGTGATGTGGTCGCCCTTGCGCAGGCCGTTCTTGCGGACCTGGGCGAGGGAGACGTACACGTCGTTGGGGCCCGGCAGGTAGCCCGACGTACGGATGAAGGCGTAGTTGTCGAGGATGTCCAGGATGCCCGCGACCGGGATCAGGACGTCGTCCTCGTTGATCTGCGGCTCCGAGGCGATGTCGTCGCGGCCGCGACGGCCACGACGGTCGCGGTAACGCCCGCGACGGCCACGGCGACCACCCTCGAAGTCGTCGTCGTCCTGCTGCTGGCCGCGGTCCTGACGGCCGCCGCCCTGCTGCTGGTTCTGCTGCTGGCCACGGTCCTGACGACCGCCGCCCTGCTGGTCGTCGCCCTTGCGGCGGTCACCACGGTCGCCGCGGTCACCACGGTCACCGCGCTCGCCACGGTCACGGTCGCGGCCGCGCTCACGGCGGTCACGACGACGGCCCTCGCCGCCCTCACCGGCCTCACCCTTGGCGTCGCCCTGCGACTGCGCGGGCGTCTCGGCCTTCGGCTCGCTCTTCGCCTCGGCGGCGACCGTCTCTGGGGCGGCCGCGGGGGCACCGGCATCGGCCGTGGCACGACGACGGCGGCGCTCGGCCGGGGCGTCGTCGCTGGCCGGCTGGCCGGGAATCTCGATCTGCTGCTGGGCCACGGCCTTCTCGGCGGGGGCCTCAGCCGCCTTCTCCGCCTTCTTGTCGGCGTCGTCGCCGGTACGAGCCTTGGAGGTGGCGCGGCGCTTGGGCTTGGTCTCGGTCGCGGCCTCCGTCTTGGGAGCCGCGGCACCTCCTCCGGCCTGCGCCTCCTTGATGACCTCGATCAGCTGGCTCTTGCGCATGCGCGCGGTGCCCTTGATACCGAGGCCGGATGCGACCTGCTGCAGCTCGGCCAGCACCATGCCCTCAAGGCCGGTACCGCGGCGCCGCCGGGAGCCGGCACCGGTGGCAGGCGCGGATGCGTCCGTGGCGGGCGCGGCAGCGGTCTCCTCGACACGTGCGCCCATCAGATCGGTGGTGTCGCTCACGAAGGGTCCTTCCCTGGAGCGGACGTCGGCCTGTCTGGCTCGGCGACCGGTTGTGCTGTCCGGCTTCGGTCCCTGGTGTGTGGACCGTGCCGGGGCGGTGGTCCGCCAAAGCGGCGGAGGAAATATCTGGTGATGACGCTTCCCAGAGCCGTGGCACGGAGTGTCTGTGTCACTCGGCTCGGTCGCGCCGGTTCCGGAGCGTGCCCGGCAAGTCGCTCAGCGCCCGCGTACGAGGTACTGCTCACGTACGTCGTACGGAACACAGTGCGGCTTGGGAGGCTCCCGGAAGAATGTCTGTCCCTGACGGGGACAACAAGCACCTCGCCATGGTGGGGTCGGGTGCAGACTTGAGGTTAACACTACCGGATCCAACAAACATTCCCCCTCTCGAAATCCGGCAACCGAGTGTCAGGTCGCAAGCGGCAGCACGCTCGCTCCCTGGGCATCCAGCTCGAGCCGGTTCGCGGCCCAGCCGTCGCCTGCCAGATGGGCCACCTTGTCGGCACTGTCGTGATCCGCCAGTGCCAGAACGGTGGGGCCCGCGCCGGAGATGACCGCCGGCACTCCGTCGGCCCGCAGCCGCTCCACCAGCGCCGCGCTCTCCGGCATGGCCGGTGCGCGGTACTCCTGGTGAAGACGGTCCTCGGTGGCCGGCAGCAGCAGCTCGGGGCGCCTGGTCAGGGCCTCTACGAGCAGGGCCGCACGGCCCGCGTTGGTGGCCGCGTCGACATGCGGCACGGAGCGCGGGAGCAGACCGCGCGCGGTCTCGGTGAGCACCGGCTTTCCGGGCACGAAAACCACCGGAACGATGGAATCGGCGGGCTCCATCCTGATCGCCCGCGCGGCACCCGCCTCCATCCAGGAGAGGGTGAACCCGCCCAGCAGACAAGCCGCCACGTTGTCGGGGTGGCCCTCGATCTCGGTGGCGAGTTCCAGCAGGGCAGTGTCGTCGAGCTTGGCCTCGCCGCCTATGGTCACGGCACGCGCGGCGACGATGCCGGCGCAGATGGCGGCCGAGGAGGAACCGAGGCCCCGGCCGTGCGGAATGCGGTTGGCGCAGACGATCTCGAGCCCGCGCGGCTGGCCGCCGAGCAGATCGAAGGCGGTGCGCAGGGAACGTACGAGAAGGTGGCTTTCGTCACGCGGCAGCGTCTCGCTGCCCTCGCCC is a window from the Streptomyces sp. NBC_00299 genome containing:
- a CDS encoding trypsin-like serine protease; translation: MSGSGRHRRRIRFGLPVAAAGVAAAVAAALLTSSAGAATALPRPTVKPATSSASLAELERRVVGAVAGDDTAGQTTGKSSFGASSTSSSDDSTVSPMVIGGTTTGITSAPWMAQLWYYDDQGTADEADDLGFFCGGAVVAPTKILTAAHCVKGYDWHNFGAVITGTAQLPTTDDAGNSDLHGGTVTLPHRQWYHPSYNSTTIDNDMAVITLANAVKATPIRMTTSGDTASYAAGTSAKVYGWGRTSSTSSDISQTLKTATLPIQSDTTCAGYYGGEFVKGHMVCAGKPASGADSGTTSACNGDSGGPLVVNGRIVGVVSWGVRDCVAKGAYSVFAKVTSYVGAAYPRVDDTNLSGDHRADLWLRNATSRTGYSKDSAGTSFGARESWGNWDGVNVVLQTDLDRDGYQDLVYRRSSDGDLFWSHFVPSSGSWATKQLADNWKTRTRIVTPGDVTGDYLPDLLSVDSGGYLWIYPGKGNGTFGARVKVGSGWNQYNSLRGHGDFTGDGRTDLIARSKTGGHVYLFKGTGKAGTGAFAGRVKVRTWESYTAFDAVGDVTGDGKADFLARNSTGTLYLYPGSGKATSEIFTTARSVGTDYKQYDIFG
- the rho gene encoding transcription termination factor Rho, producing MSDTTDLMGARVEETAAAPATDASAPATGAGSRRRRGTGLEGMVLAELQQVASGLGIKGTARMRKSQLIEVIKEAQAGGGAAAPKTEAATETKPKRRATSKARTGDDADKKAEKAAEAPAEKAVAQQQIEIPGQPASDDAPAERRRRRATADAGAPAAAPETVAAEAKSEPKAETPAQSQGDAKGEAGEGGEGRRRDRRERGRDRDRGERGDRGDRGDRGDRRKGDDQQGGGRQDRGQQQNQQQGGGRQDRGQQQDDDDFEGGRRGRRGRYRDRRGRRGRDDIASEPQINEDDVLIPVAGILDILDNYAFIRTSGYLPGPNDVYVSLAQVRKNGLRKGDHITGAVRQPKEGERREKFNALVRLDSVNGMAPEHGRGRPEFNKLTPLYPQDRLRLETDPGVLTTRIIDLVSPIGKGQRGLIVAPPKTGKTMIMQAIANAITHNNPECHLMVVLVDERPEEVTDMQRSVKGEVISSTFDRPAEDHTTVAELAIERAKRLVELGHDVVVLLDSITRLGRAYNLAAPASGRILSGGVDSTALYPPKRFFGAARNIEDGGSLTILATALVDTGSRMDEVIFEEFKGTGNAELKLDRKLADKRIFPAVDVDASGTRKEEILLAPDELAIVWKLRRVLHALDQQQAVELLLDKMKQTKSNAEFLMQIQKTTPAPGNGD
- the thrB gene encoding homoserine kinase, with amino-acid sequence MAGPAFRAAAVRVRVPATSANLGPGFDAFGLSLGLYDDVVVRVADTGLHIDIAGEGSETLPRDESHLLVRSLRTAFDLLGGQPRGLEIVCANRIPHGRGLGSSSAAICAGIVAARAVTIGGEAKLDDTALLELATEIEGHPDNVAACLLGGFTLSWMEAGAARAIRMEPADSIVPVVFVPGKPVLTETARGLLPRSVPHVDAATNAGRAALLVEALTRRPELLLPATEDRLHQEYRAPAMPESAALVERLRADGVPAVISGAGPTVLALADHDSADKVAHLAGDGWAANRLELDAQGASVLPLAT